From a single Micromonospora sp. WMMD1102 genomic region:
- a CDS encoding levansucrase: MDATAPDPVRAYLDGTAQRLQADGCEVRTEDWNGLPVLVGYRADFRLQWMATKLHLFTLAAPAPLVTARAIEEFTISALDYVVARKGQLRGMQSGVAVFPALVGSQVEPAAVDWAQRRQVVRFAAMARPVVVDAGTGTAACFRGFAALGLFYSAHFRRKLAAYFPSS; the protein is encoded by the coding sequence ATGGACGCGACGGCGCCGGATCCGGTGCGGGCCTATCTGGACGGCACGGCGCAGCGCCTCCAGGCCGACGGCTGCGAGGTACGGACCGAGGACTGGAACGGCCTGCCGGTCCTTGTCGGTTACCGCGCCGACTTCAGGTTGCAGTGGATGGCCACCAAGCTGCACCTGTTCACCCTCGCCGCACCCGCGCCACTGGTGACGGCGAGGGCCATCGAGGAGTTCACCATCTCGGCCCTGGACTACGTGGTGGCCCGCAAGGGGCAACTGCGGGGCATGCAGAGCGGCGTCGCGGTCTTTCCCGCGCTGGTCGGCTCCCAGGTCGAGCCAGCGGCGGTGGACTGGGCCCAACGGAGGCAGGTGGTCCGGTTCGCCGCCATGGCCCGCCCGGTGGTGGTGGACGCCGGCACGGGAACCGCCGCCTGCTTCCGAGGATTCGCGGCGCTCGGCCTCTTCTACTCGGCCCACTTCCGCCGCAAGCTCGCCGCCTACTTCCCGTCGAGTTGA
- a CDS encoding PadR family transcriptional regulator, which yields MFRIIAAEHQPADDNDRHTQLLRGVLDMCLLALLARRPAHGYELVRRMEDADFGVISYGTIYPLLTRLRRLGLVADEQQASPNGPPRKVYALTDLGRVQLDAWQKQWDRFAGTVGAVLTASDHDPTRS from the coding sequence ATGTTCCGCATCATAGCGGCGGAGCACCAGCCGGCCGACGACAACGACCGGCACACCCAACTTCTTCGCGGCGTGCTGGACATGTGCCTGCTCGCCCTGCTGGCCCGCCGACCCGCGCACGGCTACGAGCTGGTGCGGCGCATGGAGGATGCCGACTTCGGCGTCATCAGCTACGGCACCATCTATCCCCTGCTGACCCGGCTGCGTCGCCTCGGTCTCGTCGCCGACGAGCAGCAGGCGAGCCCGAACGGCCCACCCCGCAAGGTCTACGCACTCACCGACCTCGGCCGAGTCCAGCTGGACGCCTGGCAGAAACAGTGGGACCGCTTCGCCGGCACGGTCGGCGCCGTCCTCACCGCATCCGACCACGACCCCACCAGGAGTTGA
- a CDS encoding class I SAM-dependent methyltransferase, protein MNLDPVLHNRAAWDRQVDKGNEWSRPVSAETVARARAGDWSVVLIGHQPVDRAWFPADLADADILCLASGGGQQGPTLAAAGARVTVFDNSPRQLDQDELVARRDGLALRTVLGDMRDLSVFADDSFDLVFNPVSNLFVPELGPVWRECFRVLRPGGALLCGFVNPDVYLFDHEALDGRGELLVRHRLPYSDLTHVPAEERERLWGPDAPLEYSHSLAEQIGGQLAAGFVVVGFAEAPHHSDATAGWLPGYFATRAVKPDPAGATPPR, encoded by the coding sequence ATGAACCTCGATCCGGTGCTGCACAACCGGGCGGCCTGGGACCGGCAGGTCGACAAGGGCAACGAGTGGTCCCGACCGGTCTCGGCGGAGACGGTCGCCAGGGCCCGGGCCGGCGACTGGTCCGTCGTACTCATCGGTCATCAGCCCGTGGACCGGGCGTGGTTTCCGGCTGACCTGGCGGACGCGGACATACTTTGCCTGGCCTCCGGCGGCGGGCAGCAGGGCCCGACGCTCGCCGCCGCCGGTGCCCGGGTCACCGTCTTCGACAACTCGCCCCGGCAGCTCGACCAGGACGAGCTGGTGGCCCGGCGGGACGGTTTGGCGCTGCGGACGGTACTCGGCGACATGCGGGACCTGTCGGTCTTTGCCGACGACTCCTTCGACCTGGTCTTCAACCCGGTCTCGAACCTCTTCGTCCCGGAGCTCGGCCCGGTGTGGCGGGAGTGTTTCCGGGTGCTGCGGCCGGGCGGCGCGCTGCTCTGCGGCTTCGTCAACCCCGACGTCTACCTCTTCGACCACGAGGCGTTGGACGGGCGCGGCGAGCTGCTGGTGCGGCACCGGCTTCCGTACAGCGATCTCACGCACGTGCCGGCCGAGGAACGCGAGCGGCTGTGGGGGCCGGACGCACCACTGGAGTACAGTCACAGCCTGGCCGAGCAGATCGGCGGTCAGCTCGCCGCCGGTTTCGTCGTCGTCGGATTCGCCGAGGCGCCGCACCACTCCGACGCCACCGCCGGCTGGCTGCCGGGCTACTTCGCGACCCGCGCGGTCAAGCCCGATCCGGCCGGTGCCACACCGCCGCGCTGA
- a CDS encoding NAD(P)-binding domain-containing protein, with amino-acid sequence MTASPPLPRIAVLGAGHVGPVIARIAVAAGHPVSIAASGDPERIALITQILVPGAEPRWAADAVRDVDLVVLAIPLHRFADFDPGLVAGKLVVDTMNYWPPTDGVQALFEDSRYGSSEIVARRLDRSTVVKSFNHAGYHQLEEERRPAGHLERRALGVAADDKGAADLVADVVERIGYDAVLLDSLGAGRLLEPGGPVFGASLRRPEFELAVRGVPR; translated from the coding sequence ATGACCGCATCGCCGCCGCTGCCCCGGATAGCCGTGCTCGGCGCCGGACACGTCGGGCCGGTGATCGCCCGGATCGCCGTCGCCGCCGGTCATCCGGTCAGCATCGCCGCCTCGGGTGACCCGGAGCGGATCGCCCTGATCACCCAGATCCTGGTGCCGGGCGCCGAGCCGCGATGGGCCGCCGACGCGGTACGGGACGTCGACCTCGTGGTGCTGGCGATCCCGTTGCACCGATTCGCGGACTTCGACCCGGGGCTGGTCGCCGGCAAGCTGGTCGTCGACACGATGAACTACTGGCCGCCGACCGACGGCGTACAGGCGCTCTTCGAGGATTCCCGGTACGGCAGCAGCGAGATCGTGGCGCGCCGGCTGGACCGGTCGACGGTGGTGAAGTCCTTCAACCACGCCGGTTACCACCAGCTCGAGGAGGAGCGCCGACCGGCAGGGCACCTCGAGCGGCGCGCACTCGGGGTGGCCGCCGACGACAAGGGGGCGGCGGACCTGGTCGCCGACGTCGTCGAGCGGATCGGCTACGACGCCGTCCTGCTGGACAGCCTCGGCGCGGGCCGGCTGCTCGAACCCGGCGGTCCGGTCTTCGGCGCCTCGTTGCGCCGCCCCGAGTTCGAACTGGCCGTCCGCGGCGTACCGCGCTAG
- a CDS encoding MerR family transcriptional regulator: protein MAAQAGVSPRTVDFYTSLDLITPAARSGGNYRLYQPEVVERIATIRALEAHGVPLQEIAAALRRPVADDLDARLDQLDNALHALQAAARHSDEHANGLLTAITTRAHALIATALDLTAGLPPPG, encoded by the coding sequence GTGGCGGCTCAGGCCGGCGTCTCCCCGCGTACCGTCGACTTCTACACCAGTCTCGACCTCATCACCCCCGCTGCCCGCTCCGGCGGAAACTACCGGCTATACCAGCCCGAGGTGGTCGAGCGGATCGCGACGATCCGGGCACTGGAGGCGCACGGAGTGCCGTTGCAGGAGATCGCGGCGGCCCTGCGCCGACCGGTAGCCGACGACCTCGACGCCAGGCTCGACCAACTCGACAACGCCCTGCACGCCCTCCAGGCCGCCGCCCGGCACAGCGACGAGCACGCCAACGGGCTGCTCACCGCGATCACCACCCGGGCGCACGCACTCATCGCGACCGCGCTGGACCTGACCGCCGGGCTGCCGCCACCCGGCTGA
- a CDS encoding Lsr2 family protein: MAKQVIHKLVDDLDGGDADETVRFSLDGVQYEIDLSAKNAGRLRDAFAPYTASGQRLGRGAAAVGGRSARSRSGAAGTREQNKAIRAWAKESGRGISDRGRIPQEIVDEYHATTGR, encoded by the coding sequence GTGGCTAAGCAAGTAATCCACAAGTTGGTCGATGACCTGGACGGCGGCGACGCCGACGAAACCGTCAGGTTTTCCCTCGACGGGGTGCAGTACGAAATCGACCTTTCCGCGAAGAACGCTGGTAGGTTGCGGGACGCCTTCGCGCCGTACACGGCATCCGGCCAGCGCCTCGGTCGGGGCGCAGCGGCGGTCGGTGGCCGCTCGGCCCGGAGCAGGAGCGGTGCGGCCGGAACCCGGGAACAGAACAAGGCCATCCGGGCCTGGGCCAAGGAGTCCGGCCGGGGGATATCGGATCGTGGGCGTATCCCGCAGGAGATCGTCGACGAGTACCACGCGACGACCGGTCGGTGA
- a CDS encoding ionic transporter y4hA — protein MTPPAGSTSGTSVNRLATAIPLLAVAALAAVWGRSLPAAVEVVVVILLAGSVLAAVHHAEVVAHRVGEPFGSLILAVAVTVIEVGLIITLMVSGGPGTASLARDTVFAAVMITCNGIVGLSLLVATARRRVTSFNAEGTGAALATVVTLAALSLVLPTFTLGTSGPEFTGAQLAFAAVASLVLYALFVVVQNVRHRDYFLPVDDGIIQRRAKPRTTPAPKPKPKPAPVGGNAAVNDNAAVDGNATVDDDEEHAAAPPTSTTLVSLGMLVAALVAVVGLAKVESKTIEDGVTSAGLPHAVVGVVIALLILLPETIAAVRNARRQRVQISLNLALGSAMASIGLTIPAIAIASLWLDGPLLLGLGSTQIVLLALTAGVGILTVMPGRATVLQGAVHLSVCAAFLFLAANP, from the coding sequence TTGACACCGCCAGCGGGCAGCACGTCGGGTACGTCCGTCAACCGCCTGGCCACCGCCATCCCGCTACTCGCGGTGGCGGCCCTGGCCGCGGTCTGGGGACGCAGCCTGCCGGCGGCGGTCGAGGTCGTCGTGGTGATCCTGCTGGCCGGCTCGGTACTCGCCGCGGTGCACCATGCGGAGGTCGTCGCCCACCGGGTCGGCGAGCCGTTCGGTTCGCTGATCCTCGCAGTCGCCGTGACCGTCATCGAGGTGGGGCTGATCATCACGCTGATGGTCTCCGGCGGTCCCGGCACGGCCTCGCTGGCCCGGGACACCGTTTTCGCGGCCGTGATGATCACCTGCAACGGCATCGTCGGGCTGTCCCTACTGGTGGCCACCGCACGCCGTCGGGTGACGTCGTTCAACGCCGAGGGCACCGGCGCCGCCCTGGCCACCGTCGTCACGCTCGCCGCGCTCAGTCTGGTGCTGCCCACCTTCACCCTCGGTACCTCGGGACCGGAGTTCACCGGTGCCCAGCTGGCGTTCGCCGCGGTCGCGTCACTGGTCCTCTACGCCCTCTTCGTGGTGGTGCAGAACGTCCGGCACCGGGACTACTTCCTGCCGGTCGACGACGGCATCATCCAGCGGCGCGCCAAGCCCAGGACGACGCCGGCACCGAAGCCGAAACCGAAACCGGCGCCGGTCGGCGGCAACGCCGCGGTGAACGACAACGCCGCAGTGGACGGCAACGCCACGGTGGACGACGACGAGGAGCACGCGGCAGCGCCTCCCACGTCGACCACGCTGGTCAGCCTCGGCATGCTGGTCGCCGCCCTCGTCGCGGTAGTCGGCCTTGCCAAGGTGGAGTCCAAGACCATCGAGGACGGGGTCACCAGCGCCGGCCTGCCGCACGCGGTCGTCGGTGTGGTCATCGCGCTGCTGATCCTGCTGCCGGAGACCATCGCGGCGGTCCGCAACGCCCGCCGCCAGCGGGTGCAGATCAGTCTCAACCTCGCTCTCGGCTCCGCCATGGCCAGCATCGGCCTCACCATTCCGGCCATCGCGATCGCCTCGCTCTGGCTGGACGGCCCGCTACTGCTCGGTCTCGGTTCGACCCAGATCGTCCTGCTGGCGCTGACCGCCGGGGTCGGCATCCTGACCGTGATGCCCGGCCGGGCCACCGTGTTGCAGGGCGCCGTACACCTCTCCGTCTGCGCCGCGTTCCTGTTCCTGGCCGCCAACCCCTGA
- a CDS encoding tetratricopeptide repeat protein codes for MADGRITAELLFQHPGSPDSGRNRYIADGPDLRDAEVLLGEIETLRGQPRDAWPRPYALAEKLRSLGAEMEYPSWYVLARLVYREAVDVYRADGIKVTGDALGDYRHVLDRLGSVLVKLKRHEEALPIRQEQQAVSLRLAAVDVTALDLANDAQTEVVNTLVRLGQRDEAVDSAAEAIRQIRQQPDDKPGRPKSFTLAYALDKYVDCLTGVGRFDEAVDAAAEAVSIWRRHRDAGDESGWLGTDRLGQALGRLADALAEVRRYQEAYASIAEQVEIRRRAVDGDDDWFGLSVLGITLNNAGNGLGRLGRYREAVAVAEEAVRLDRAQAARAVDRKQRFLRLFPGEEELLHSGDQPVGRELFADGGLREVNDLFDDDELGEEFLESIDFDDEIREEHLSDFRAKVREADMGLCVTLYNLGGSLHNLNRVEEALAADSEAVEIARRHHDDGPKLAIALNNKACVLVELGRPEEAVVAAREAVALLTTLVVADPDEHEPTLALALHTLSLSAPDREEALSASMQCLDIYRRRYQLDPHGLAGRLAEALTDHGRIRARRGEHAEALAAAAESVAMYERLAAQNPARYRGGHACALLNLAEVHAAAGGAQLEASMAAERAVALYEALAADLPEAYEHRLAHARSVLRP; via the coding sequence ATGGCGGACGGTCGCATAACAGCGGAGTTGTTGTTTCAGCATCCCGGTTCACCCGACAGTGGCCGCAATCGCTACATAGCGGATGGTCCCGATCTACGTGACGCTGAGGTTCTTCTAGGGGAGATCGAGACTCTGCGCGGGCAGCCCCGTGATGCCTGGCCCCGCCCGTACGCGCTGGCCGAGAAGTTGCGGAGCCTTGGCGCCGAGATGGAGTACCCGAGCTGGTATGTGTTGGCGCGGCTAGTTTATCGTGAGGCGGTTGACGTCTACCGCGCCGACGGCATCAAGGTCACCGGCGACGCACTCGGCGACTACCGCCACGTGCTGGACCGGCTGGGCAGTGTTCTGGTGAAGTTGAAGCGTCACGAGGAAGCGTTGCCGATCCGCCAGGAGCAGCAGGCGGTGAGCCTGCGCCTGGCGGCCGTGGACGTTACGGCTCTGGACCTCGCCAACGATGCGCAAACCGAAGTCGTCAACACCTTGGTGCGGCTCGGGCAGCGCGACGAAGCGGTGGACTCGGCCGCCGAGGCGATCCGTCAGATCCGGCAGCAACCAGACGACAAGCCCGGTCGGCCCAAGAGCTTCACCCTGGCGTACGCACTCGACAAATATGTCGACTGTCTTACCGGCGTCGGCCGTTTCGACGAAGCCGTTGACGCCGCGGCCGAGGCAGTGAGCATCTGGCGGCGTCACCGCGACGCCGGTGACGAGTCGGGCTGGCTCGGCACCGATCGGCTGGGCCAGGCCTTGGGGCGGCTGGCCGACGCTCTCGCCGAAGTCAGGAGATACCAGGAGGCGTACGCGAGCATCGCCGAGCAGGTGGAGATCCGCAGGCGGGCGGTCGATGGAGACGATGACTGGTTCGGATTGTCCGTCCTGGGGATCACCCTGAACAATGCCGGCAACGGCCTGGGGCGGTTGGGCCGGTATCGCGAGGCGGTGGCCGTCGCAGAGGAAGCGGTGCGTCTCGATCGTGCACAAGCAGCGCGGGCGGTGGACCGCAAACAGCGTTTCCTGCGCTTGTTCCCTGGTGAGGAGGAGCTTCTTCACTCGGGTGATCAGCCGGTGGGCAGGGAACTTTTCGCCGATGGCGGGTTGCGGGAAGTCAACGATCTCTTTGACGACGACGAACTTGGTGAGGAATTTCTCGAATCCATCGATTTCGACGATGAGATCCGAGAGGAACACCTCAGTGACTTCCGCGCGAAGGTCCGCGAGGCCGACATGGGCTTGTGCGTCACGCTCTACAACCTCGGCGGTAGCCTGCACAACCTGAACCGGGTCGAGGAGGCGCTTGCGGCGGACTCCGAGGCGGTCGAAATCGCCCGACGCCACCACGATGACGGCCCGAAACTCGCAATAGCATTGAACAACAAGGCATGCGTCCTGGTGGAGCTGGGGCGTCCGGAGGAGGCGGTGGTGGCCGCTCGGGAAGCTGTCGCACTGCTCACCACACTCGTGGTCGCCGATCCTGACGAGCATGAACCGACGCTCGCGCTCGCCTTGCACACGTTGTCCCTGTCGGCACCGGATCGCGAGGAGGCGCTGAGTGCTTCGATGCAGTGCCTGGACATTTACCGACGCCGGTACCAGCTCGATCCGCACGGTCTGGCGGGACGACTCGCCGAGGCGCTGACGGATCACGGCCGCATACGAGCCCGGCGAGGCGAACACGCCGAGGCGCTGGCCGCCGCGGCGGAGTCGGTGGCGATGTACGAGCGGCTGGCCGCCCAGAATCCGGCTCGCTACCGCGGCGGACACGCATGCGCACTGTTGAACCTCGCGGAGGTCCACGCGGCTGCGGGAGGCGCGCAGCTGGAGGCAAGCATGGCGGCGGAACGGGCGGTCGCACTATACGAGGCGCTGGCCGCGGACCTGCCTGAGGCGTATGAGCACCGTCTGGCCCACGCACGCTCCGTCCTACGTCCGTGA
- a CDS encoding EAL domain-containing protein has translation MSSLRAADPALDPDLAVLDSPLYRAAKVLVATLAVAYAVSTLIPFGGQRPVFLDTWCYSAVLVAAALLALARPILVRQNRLAWGCVGAGIASWSAGDIYWAANFASAEAGDIPVPSLADVFYVGLYPLAYVGFIALARATVRRLPASVWLDGVVTSLAAGAVFSAVTLTDVLPTSAGAAFGETVTNLSYPIGDLVLTVVAVAALAMVRWRTDPVWWLLGLGAGAFAVADTAYLFSLADDTYQDGTWIDGVWMVGLGLMALAGSLRRRRRVDEVKGFAALLVPILFSLCALGVLIVGTLVPLHPVSIVLAGGCLVAAGVRTALTFEQTRELTRTRVEATTDELSGLGNRRVLDSALPGMLGGLPPGAALPLTIVSVDHLREMNRTLGYTAGDTILHTVGSRLRAALPGDAVAVRLGGAEIAILRTVAAGTPESIARDTAHLLRSLGSPVTAGPVPVRIELSAGVAIAPGHATTAAELIHCAADALHAAKANRSEVEIYDPSLRGDLSSHLLPDLLRAVENEQLFVYYQPKIELATRRPVALEALLRWRHPVYGWIEPERLQRLAAQVGLTRQLTRLLLRSATESCAAWRAKGYDLGVAADISVADLLDSHLPYDVAKMINKVGMPSAALTLEIAEEVLLVDARRTAMALGQFRHFGVRLCLDHYGRSAPSLTRLRSTPVDELKLDPSFVEPMLDSPQDAVVVRSTVELARSLGMPTVVAGIASPVLLDAVARSGCSGAQGGLYGEPVSPESLPAWLASAHRGPVEHRQPTPAQHQHSQPQHSQPQHGQPQHGVGNSPGGPWAGR, from the coding sequence GTGAGCAGTCTCCGCGCGGCCGACCCCGCCCTGGACCCCGATCTGGCCGTACTGGACTCGCCCCTCTACCGGGCGGCCAAGGTGCTGGTCGCGACGCTCGCCGTGGCGTACGCGGTCAGCACCCTGATCCCGTTCGGTGGCCAGCGACCCGTCTTCCTGGACACCTGGTGCTATTCCGCGGTGCTGGTCGCCGCCGCACTGCTGGCGCTGGCCCGGCCGATCCTGGTTCGGCAGAACCGGCTCGCCTGGGGTTGCGTCGGGGCCGGGATCGCCTCGTGGTCGGCCGGCGACATCTACTGGGCGGCCAACTTCGCCAGTGCCGAGGCCGGTGACATCCCGGTGCCCTCCCTCGCGGACGTCTTCTACGTGGGCCTCTACCCGCTGGCGTACGTCGGCTTCATCGCCCTGGCCCGGGCCACCGTACGTCGCCTACCCGCCTCGGTGTGGCTGGACGGCGTGGTCACCTCGCTGGCCGCCGGGGCGGTCTTCTCGGCGGTGACGCTCACCGACGTGCTGCCGACCAGCGCCGGTGCGGCGTTCGGGGAGACCGTCACCAACCTGAGCTATCCGATCGGCGACCTGGTGCTGACGGTCGTCGCGGTGGCGGCGCTGGCCATGGTGCGGTGGCGTACCGATCCGGTGTGGTGGCTGCTGGGGCTGGGTGCCGGGGCCTTCGCGGTGGCCGACACGGCATACCTGTTCAGCCTGGCCGACGACACCTACCAGGACGGTACCTGGATCGACGGAGTGTGGATGGTCGGCCTCGGCCTGATGGCGCTGGCCGGCTCGCTGCGCCGCCGCCGCCGGGTCGACGAGGTGAAGGGTTTCGCCGCGCTGCTGGTGCCGATCCTCTTCTCGCTCTGCGCGCTCGGGGTGCTGATCGTCGGCACGCTCGTACCGCTGCATCCGGTCTCGATCGTCCTGGCCGGCGGGTGCCTGGTCGCGGCGGGCGTCCGGACGGCGCTCACCTTCGAGCAGACCCGCGAGTTGACCCGTACCCGGGTCGAGGCGACGACGGACGAGCTGAGCGGCCTGGGCAACCGGCGGGTGCTCGACTCGGCGCTGCCCGGCATGCTCGGCGGCCTGCCGCCGGGCGCGGCGCTGCCGCTCACCATCGTGAGCGTGGACCATCTGCGGGAGATGAACCGCACCCTCGGGTACACGGCCGGCGACACGATCCTGCACACCGTCGGCTCCCGGTTGCGTGCGGCGCTGCCGGGCGATGCGGTCGCGGTGCGGCTCGGCGGCGCGGAGATCGCCATCCTGCGTACGGTGGCGGCCGGCACCCCGGAGAGCATCGCCAGGGACACCGCTCACCTGCTGCGCAGCCTGGGCAGTCCGGTCACCGCCGGCCCGGTCCCGGTGCGGATCGAGCTGAGCGCCGGGGTGGCCATCGCGCCCGGGCACGCGACCACCGCCGCCGAGCTGATCCACTGCGCCGCCGACGCGTTGCACGCGGCGAAGGCGAACCGCTCGGAGGTCGAGATCTACGATCCGAGCCTGCGCGGCGACCTGAGTTCGCACCTGCTGCCGGACCTGTTGCGCGCCGTCGAGAACGAGCAGCTCTTCGTGTACTACCAGCCGAAGATCGAGTTGGCGACGCGCCGCCCGGTGGCGCTGGAAGCGCTGCTGCGCTGGCGTCACCCGGTCTACGGCTGGATCGAGCCGGAGCGGTTGCAACGACTGGCGGCACAGGTCGGACTGACCCGGCAACTCACCCGGCTCCTGTTGCGGTCGGCGACGGAGAGCTGCGCGGCCTGGCGTGCCAAGGGCTACGACCTGGGGGTTGCCGCGGACATCTCGGTGGCCGACCTGCTCGACTCCCACCTTCCGTACGACGTGGCGAAGATGATCAACAAGGTGGGCATGCCCTCGGCGGCGCTGACCCTGGAGATCGCCGAGGAGGTGCTGCTGGTCGACGCCCGCCGGACGGCGATGGCGCTGGGTCAGTTCCGGCACTTCGGGGTCCGGCTCTGCCTCGACCACTACGGCCGGTCGGCTCCGTCCCTGACCCGGTTGCGCAGCACGCCGGTCGACGAGCTGAAGCTGGACCCGTCGTTCGTCGAGCCGATGCTCGACAGCCCGCAGGACGCCGTCGTGGTCCGCTCGACCGTGGAACTGGCCCGGTCCCTGGGCATGCCCACCGTCGTGGCCGGGATCGCCTCGCCGGTCCTGCTCGACGCGGTCGCCCGGTCCGGTTGTTCAGGCGCCCAGGGCGGCCTCTACGGCGAGCCGGTGAGCCCGGAGAGCCTGCCGGCCTGGCTGGCGTCGGCGCACCGGGGTCCGGTCGAGCACCGCCAGCCGACACCCGCCCAGCACCAGCACAGCCAGCCCCAGCACAGCCAGCCCCAGCACGGCCAGCCCCAGCACGGCGTGGGAAATTCGCCCGGCGGTCCGTGGGCCGGCCGCTAA